From the Glycine max cultivar Williams 82 chromosome 11, Glycine_max_v4.0, whole genome shotgun sequence genome, the window aatcttTTGGTCTGATTTGTCAACCTCACCATTTTACTACTCATGGATATCTTTTGCAGGAGAATTAGCCACAGGACTCACCATCAGAACCATGGCCATGTTGAGAAGGATGAATCATGGGTTCCGGTATTATTATCAGTTTgcttaattaatttcaacatttttctttcttctcttaatTTTAATCAGTAGTTAATTAGATTTGATTGTGTTCCAATAGAAGAAAAAGGGTAATCTAGAGATGTGAACTTCATGAAGTGGTTCATGATTATGTGCCTTTATGACTTTATGTCAGCTTTCAGAGAAAGTTTACAAGAATCTAGACAACATGACAAGAATGATGAGATTCACTCTTCCTTTCCCCATCTTTGCATACCCCTTTTATTTGGTGAGACCCTCTTTTTCCAGAATGACAGCATTATTTTACTATATAGTACAAAATTATacctcaattttatttttatttctaacatTTAATATACTAATCTTATTCTTACCTTAAATTTTGAACCATTCTTTTGAATTCTTGAAATTGAAAGGACTTTGTTGGGTCTAGCTAGCTAAcatctcactctctctcttttgtGATATGAACCATATATATCAGTGGAGCAGAAGCCCAGGAAAAGAAGGTTCTCATTTCAACCCTTACAGCAACTTGTTCTCCCCTGGTGAGAGAAGAGATGTGATAACTTCAACTCTTTGTTGGGGCATCATGCTTTCTCTGCTTCTCTATCTTTCCCTCACATTGGATCCACTTTTTATGTTCAAGCTTTATGGGGTTCCTTATTTGGTAATTtcactttcatatttttttggtttaaatgtattttttttctcaattttttttatctttatccatataactttttttcaatttagttcttataaaatatatttattttatttttcgttcttaaagtattttaaataatatatttttaatattcaaattttttttactattcaaGAATAGtgcattagaaaaaataaaaataaaacaaacatattttataagaattaaaatgaatttttttataaaaataaaaatgaaaaaaaataataaattagaaaattggaatgactaaaaatatattaacacttGCTTTCTTTAAACACCACACACCAATGTGGGTTAAGTAATGCCCTATCATTTATTCACTTGTTTGATCATGTGTAGATCTTCGTCGTGTGGCTGGATTTCGTCACATACTTGCATCATCATGGTTACAAGCAGAAACTACCTTGGTACCGTGGCCAGGTATcacatttaataaatttgtttcattaactttttaagagaatttaaaaaaaaatagttttcataattaatcaaatatcaaGCAAGTTGTTAGATCTACGCTTGCACTTGCTTTAAAGTCAAATTCAGACCATATTTACCTTCCAAGTCCAAACCGTCAACTATTTTCACCGACTTTATAGTCCAATTTGTCACATGGTCACTTTAAACAGAACCCTTTTTGGAGTAAACATATTATCTTAATAATTGTTAGTTTCAAATAAACAACATACTTATGTGCAAATTTTGCCTTCCTTCAAAGAAAAGATAGAAACTTCATGTTACTCTGTCTATGTAATTTCACAGGAATGGACTTATCTAAGGGGTGGTCTTACAACCGTAGATCGTGACTATGGTTGGATCAACAACATTCACCATGACATTGGCACCCATGTCATCCATCACCTTTTCCCTCAGATTCCACATTATCATTTGGTTGAAGCGGTATTAATTCTCTGTTTcacaaaaaatcattatatgaTTTAAAACATTCGCATATTTATTTGATGTCGGTCAATCTCCATGtgatacataataaaattttagtagtttttttcttttaaactgaAAAGGTCAATTACATGTTAAGTGAAGATTGAccatgatgacaaacatgtcaTCATCTCCTACCatacatataataatttctccaTTTTCACATTCAATAATCTCAAAAATGCATACATCAATTTTCTTCTATGGTCCTGAAttgttcctttcttttttttaattttctctttctttttctttttgttgttccACAATAGACTAAAGCAGCTAAGGCAGTGCTAGGAAAGTATTATCGTGAGCCTCAGAAATCAGGGCCATTGCCACTTCATCTTATCAAGTACTTGCTACACAGCATAAGTCAGGATCACTTCGTTAGTGACTATGGTGACATTGTGTACTACCAAACTGATTCTCAGTTCCACAAAGATTCTTGGACCAAGTCCAACTAAAGTTTTGATGCTACTACATTGACCTATTTTCTCATATGTTACCTAATCAAATCAATTAGGTGACATGTATAAGCTTTCATAAATTATGCTAGAAATGTACTTACTGTTCAAAGCATGCTATGCTAGAAAAGAATCTATTTTTCAATACCCAGATCATGAATTAGTTGACTTCTATAAGCTTTTATATGCTTTGTCAGAATTGCACGCGTCGAAAAACATCTGACGATGGCTGACGATGGCTGAGCCAACTATTGaatgaattttaaagataaaagtacagaataataatttgtataattaataattaaaattatgattatatataaaggGTCTTGTTAATTGAAGGATACTAAGAGTATGATTGATTCGCTAAAAAATAAGGAATTGGGCAgtacaaaaatatttgtttaacgTTTGATCTTAAAATGACTGAGGGTCAGTACGAAATAAAGAATGATGGACTAGAAAAATGTCCAAAAACTTGTAACTCAAGTAAATCTCAGtacaattttttgtttcatgtcTAACAAgagtaaaaaatacaatattattccTATTTTCTGACTTTCATTATCACacacttttttccttttttcctatGTGTCTCCTTTTCTAAACATCCCTCTCTAGACATTGTACCTTGGCCATCGGCAAGGGTTGCCTTGGCTGTTGGCCTAGGCACCTTGGCTTCCGGCGAGTGTCTTATGAACGgttgttgtttccttttttgcttattatttcttttttttattattattaatttattcaaatgttCTCATTgtcatcttcttctttctctctatgtttattttcttccttttggcCAACTCCAACGAGGCTGCATCATGCCGCCATGCTGTCACTGTCATCGTCGTGACCTATGTGGCCTCGCATTGCCGGGCCTGCGCCCAATGGCATCAAGGGTCGCACCCCCTCCATGAAGGTGTCTCTCCTTTTTGTGTTGTCAAGGTACTACGAATGCATCTAAGGTTTTATAGTAAAATTCACATTATTTTGTTCGTTATATAAACAAATCAAAGAAgatacaatataaaattatttgtagtgTGCATTGATCACCAAATAACCTACGATACAAAAAATTATCCTGTGACTCAATTACTTGTGTCTAATAGTGTTCTATTTGTTCTATCTCTTTAGAAAATTAATCCGAccctgattaaaaattaaaagaaaaaatacgtATTGTGAAattataggaaaataaaaaaaaaatcatatacaacacaattttttgcatttgaataaaaaaaatctagtttAAGTTTGTTAATTAATGATTAGCAGTTGCCATatagaaaagattaaaatttcaatcgtttcaaagtaataattattagtgagaatttgactcttcaacgtatATCTTGCTCTTTAGACTTTATTAAACtggaaatcaattttttttcttttaattcgaTGGTGTTCATCAGTTCAGAATCAGAATGTTAGCATAGTTTAAAAGCAAAATAACAAAGGAAAGCCATACATAACCCAACCCTTTTTGACGTTGTCATTTTAACAGTACAAAGACAGGTTGTGAGGTGACGTTATAACTAACATAGTACTTCATGTCTGCATCAAGCTCTGCCATGAATCAATCACGTTACAATAATGTCACTTTTATTTCAACCACACAAAGGCTCGAAGGTTGGGATACCAAGTGTAAGTTTTGTTATGTTTGATTCAGGAGAAAgtaatcaaaatcaaagaaagATAGAAAGGAAAAGGATAACagagtattataatttttagattatttgatgataaaaaatgttaattttttttctcttatttaattgcataaaaagttttatatatatatatatatatatatatatatatatatatatatatatatatatatacacacacaaagGCTCGAAGGTTGGGATACCAAGTGTAAGTTTTGTTATGTTTGATTCAGGAGAAAgtaatcaaaatcaaagaaagATAGAAAGGAAAAGGATAACagagtattataatttttagattatttgatgataaaaaatgttaattttttttctcttatttaattgcataaaaagttatatatatatatatatatatatatatatatatatatatatatatatatatatatatatatatatttaataaaatagaaaaaagatgcaacgataaataaattttgtttcaaggtccatgccaaaaattttagttttatcataTGGATTTACATTAAAACACTTGTCCCTagattt encodes:
- the FAD3-2b gene encoding omega-3 fatty acid desaturase D; translated protein: MVQAQPLQHVGNGAGKEDLAYNFDPSAPPPFKIADIRAAIPKHCWEKNTLRSLSYVLRDVLIVSALVAAAIGFNSWLFWPPYWSAQGTMFWALFVLGHDCGHGSFSNSPMLNSIVGHILHSSILVPYHGWRISHRTHHQNHGHVEKDESWVPLSEKVYKNLDNMTRMMRFTLPFPIFAYPFYLWSRSPGKEGSHFNPYSNLFSPGERRDVITSTLCWGIMLSLLLYLSLTLDPLFMFKLYGVPYLIFVVWLDFVTYLHHHGYKQKLPWYRGQEWTYLRGGLTTVDRDYGWINNIHHDIGTHVIHHLFPQIPHYHLVEATKAAKAVLGKYYREPQKSGPLPLHLIKYLLHSISQDHFVSDYGDIVYYQTDSQFHKDSWTKSN